The Thermoplasmatales archaeon genome has a segment encoding these proteins:
- a CDS encoding uroporphyrinogen-III synthase: MANNEVAYVGAMPESKLEGILYVPVLDIEYVRISDIPVLTGNIVIMSKRGVNSLKMSGIRIENANAICIGNKTAESLLENYGISSIYPDNMNSRGLLELIIAKGWKSLELIGSDHTSQWFLDGLKKKNILVNYVKAYRIIPSKYTASMDELSKVKSILFGSSLSFKYFIDKYGTRALGDKKLFAIGEKSAETMRQYGYPSRNVEEHPDINAILEKIESET; encoded by the coding sequence TTGGCAAATAACGAGGTTGCTTACGTTGGAGCAATGCCTGAATCAAAGCTTGAAGGAATTTTATACGTCCCTGTTCTCGATATTGAATACGTTAGGATCTCCGACATACCTGTGTTAACAGGCAACATCGTGATAATGTCAAAACGTGGAGTAAATTCCCTCAAGATGTCTGGAATCAGGATTGAGAATGCAAATGCCATTTGCATAGGGAACAAGACTGCTGAATCGCTTTTAGAAAACTATGGTATTAGTTCAATTTATCCCGACAACATGAATTCACGTGGACTGCTTGAACTGATAATCGCCAAGGGTTGGAAAAGCCTGGAACTTATAGGAAGCGATCATACCTCACAATGGTTTCTGGATGGTTTGAAGAAAAAAAACATACTTGTTAACTATGTCAAGGCGTACAGGATCATACCATCGAAATATACGGCATCAATGGACGAACTCTCAAAGGTTAAATCCATTCTTTTTGGTTCTTCTCTCTCCTTTAAATATTTCATAGATAAATATGGCACACGAGCGCTAGGCGACAAGAAATTATTTGCTATCGGAGAGAAAAGTGCAGAAACAATGAGACAATATGGATATCCCTCCCGCAACGTGGAGGAACACCCTGATATAAACGCAATCCTGGAAAAGATTGAATCCGAGACATAG
- the hemB gene encoding porphobilinogen synthase has translation MPIYPEMRMRRLRRTENLRGIFSENVVRRESLIMPMFFDETIGDKEEISTMPGIYHYSLDSGIEKAKEYERTGISSVLLFGIPKIKDSTGSQSYATDGIVQRAILELKKKTSLNVFADLCMCEYTDHGHCGILSGDYVDNDKTLVEYRKIAHSYADAGVDVVAPSGMMDGQVKAIREELDQSGFKNTIIMGYSAKFASSMYAPFREAAHSAPSFGDRRSYQMNFANSREAMREIEEDISEGADIIMVKPAMFYLDLVREARNTFSLPLAVYNVSGEYSMIMNAAKYELIDRKSVVKELLTSFKRSGADLIISYFSEYAIKEGIAR, from the coding sequence ATGCCGATCTATCCTGAGATGAGAATGAGACGTTTGCGAAGAACAGAGAATTTAAGGGGAATCTTCTCTGAAAATGTTGTAAGAAGAGAGAGCTTGATAATGCCAATGTTTTTTGACGAGACTATAGGGGATAAGGAAGAAATTAGTACAATGCCGGGTATATATCATTATTCTCTTGATTCCGGCATTGAAAAGGCAAAGGAGTATGAAAGGACTGGAATTAGTTCAGTACTCTTATTCGGAATACCGAAAATAAAGGATTCGACAGGAAGTCAATCCTACGCTACAGACGGCATAGTCCAAAGGGCGATACTGGAATTAAAGAAGAAAACTTCTCTCAACGTTTTTGCAGACCTCTGCATGTGTGAATATACGGATCATGGTCATTGTGGCATCCTGTCCGGCGACTATGTAGACAACGACAAAACATTGGTGGAATACAGAAAAATTGCCCATTCTTATGCTGATGCTGGCGTCGATGTCGTTGCACCCTCTGGTATGATGGACGGCCAGGTAAAGGCAATCCGGGAAGAACTCGATCAGAGCGGATTCAAAAATACTATAATAATGGGATACAGTGCAAAGTTTGCAAGTTCCATGTACGCTCCTTTCAGGGAAGCGGCGCATTCTGCACCTTCTTTTGGAGATCGCAGATCATATCAGATGAACTTCGCAAATTCCCGCGAAGCGATGCGTGAAATAGAAGAAGATATTTCGGAGGGCGCTGACATAATTATGGTGAAGCCAGCCATGTTCTACCTTGATCTCGTGCGTGAAGCTAGAAACACGTTCTCACTGCCTCTGGCTGTCTACAATGTGAGCGGTGAATACTCAATGATAATGAATGCTGCAAAATACGAGTTGATCGATAGAAAAAGCGTCGTGAAGGAACTGCTAACTTCGTTCAAAAGGTCTGGCGCAGACTTGATTATAAGCTATTTTTCGGAGTATGCGATAAAAGAAGGAATTGCGAGATAG
- a CDS encoding FAD-binding oxidoreductase → MENGKRNVIIIGAGSTGSSIAYNLSKTGNKVTVIDQRGIAGGNTGKSSALIRTHYSNEIIARMALYSFNVISDFESIGYSGFRKTGMIFPFHDRDVEIAKRNVSMLKSIGIDEEIMEPAEIRHFYDDVNLDNFDFVTYEPESGYADPVATSNSFMEKAKGFGAVMLSKKKALRVDSKGERVTVTLVDGKELTGDRVVLATNVWTNDLLSQSGVSESNLLPISASLHGIIYIRRPKQYVGMKPTLWDPPHAAYYKMEGETVTALGSLDPEIDRKEVDIHEFLPETVTQEYLEEYLEKIVSRLPSMRDATVISSLTGLYDMTPDGQAVIDSLSGLGLDGVYVCAGLSGHGFKLSPAYGKIVADMVNGEDPEKSIFDWRPFNMRRFREGKLIKSLYADIATIY, encoded by the coding sequence GTGGAAAACGGAAAGCGGAACGTAATAATCATAGGTGCTGGAAGCACAGGGTCAAGCATTGCCTACAATCTTTCAAAAACTGGAAATAAAGTTACGGTTATAGATCAGCGCGGCATTGCAGGTGGTAATACTGGCAAGTCAAGCGCACTCATAAGGACGCACTACAGCAACGAAATTATTGCGAGAATGGCCCTCTATTCGTTCAATGTGATTTCAGACTTCGAAAGTATAGGCTACTCAGGTTTTAGAAAAACAGGAATGATTTTTCCCTTTCATGATAGAGACGTTGAAATTGCAAAAAGAAACGTCAGTATGCTCAAGTCCATCGGGATAGATGAAGAGATAATGGAACCTGCTGAAATCCGACATTTTTATGATGACGTGAACCTTGACAACTTTGATTTCGTAACCTATGAGCCAGAAAGCGGATATGCCGACCCTGTTGCAACATCAAATTCCTTTATGGAAAAGGCAAAGGGATTTGGGGCCGTAATGCTCTCGAAGAAAAAAGCACTAAGAGTGGACAGCAAAGGAGAGCGAGTTACAGTAACTCTTGTAGATGGTAAAGAGCTCACGGGAGACAGGGTTGTTCTAGCGACAAATGTGTGGACCAACGATCTGCTATCACAGTCAGGGGTGTCAGAATCCAATCTGCTACCGATCTCAGCCTCATTGCATGGTATAATTTACATAAGGAGACCAAAACAATATGTCGGTATGAAACCTACTCTCTGGGACCCACCTCACGCAGCATACTACAAGATGGAGGGTGAGACCGTTACTGCATTAGGGAGTTTAGACCCTGAGATAGACCGGAAAGAGGTTGATATACATGAATTCCTCCCCGAGACAGTTACCCAGGAATATCTGGAGGAATATCTTGAAAAAATCGTCTCTAGATTGCCTTCAATGCGTGACGCGACCGTAATTTCGTCATTAACTGGACTATACGACATGACCCCGGATGGACAAGCCGTAATAGATTCACTTTCAGGCTTAGGCCTGGACGGCGTATACGTATGTGCAGGTCTGAGCGGACATGGTTTCAAACTTTCCCCAGCCTACGGTAAAATCGTGGCCGATATGGTAAATGGCGAAGATCCGGAAAAATCTATTTTTGATTGGAGACCGTTCAACATGCGTAGATTCAGAGAAGGCAAATTGATAAAGTCACTCTACGCCGATATAGCAACAATATATTGA
- a CDS encoding APC family permease, with protein sequence MTDVTESHGTPLKKELSFFDLIIIGIVGAVGTGILFSAAGMTGIAGPGSWLGWLIGGIFYLFIGLTYAELVTTYPEAGGPSRYALYTHGWFTNTINSLADLIWYIFIPAIEAFAVVDGLSIFDPSLVTSSGGPTLMGGLVAVGLMLIMIPFNYFGVKSFGRSTVGFGIVKLFFYIAVAIGLAVTFFDARNLTNYHGFLPFGFSGVFLAIPLAMFAFGGIRVIPDYAEESKKFRKLPLAIVIVVVGQLLIYLLLDFVFVTGINWSKLGIAAGDWASIGNIKGNPFITLAHSYNAPFVLILTLIIGIIGPFIVGYIYLGGGSRVVFAQGRTKIMPNLVKYIHKKYSVPYWALLITALVGAILAFIAAPIPSIYGLIEDAVVAGYLGFAVNPVALVVSRRQGSTKYRIPGGYIFAPLAFISASLIVFWSGWLTVYYSVLILTIAVIIFGLIFPLVRGTSRRDLKSVKNSIWYIVYIGFLLAMTYIGSDGGLNIIPFYTTTAVVVGVSVAVFFPLGILSGLKHKLNEPEYSTQRNFEDEEPIVLQ encoded by the coding sequence GTGACAGATGTTACCGAATCACATGGAACCCCATTAAAAAAGGAACTTTCTTTTTTTGATTTGATAATAATCGGAATTGTTGGCGCTGTTGGCACTGGTATCCTGTTCAGTGCAGCTGGCATGACGGGAATCGCAGGTCCTGGAAGCTGGCTTGGTTGGCTAATTGGCGGTATATTCTATCTTTTCATTGGACTCACATATGCAGAACTGGTCACCACCTATCCGGAGGCGGGTGGACCGTCTAGATATGCGTTGTATACGCATGGATGGTTTACAAATACTATTAATTCCCTCGCAGATCTGATCTGGTATATCTTCATACCAGCTATAGAGGCATTTGCCGTGGTTGATGGACTCTCAATTTTCGATCCGAGTCTGGTCACGAGTTCTGGTGGACCGACTCTGATGGGGGGGTTGGTCGCTGTCGGGCTTATGCTAATAATGATACCTTTCAACTACTTTGGCGTTAAATCATTCGGCCGCTCAACTGTCGGCTTTGGAATCGTGAAATTGTTCTTCTATATCGCAGTAGCGATTGGTTTAGCAGTGACATTCTTCGATGCTAGAAACCTAACTAATTATCACGGTTTTTTACCTTTTGGTTTTTCAGGAGTTTTCCTGGCGATACCTTTGGCCATGTTCGCTTTCGGCGGTATTAGGGTGATCCCAGACTATGCAGAAGAATCAAAGAAATTCCGCAAGCTCCCGTTGGCAATAGTAATTGTCGTTGTAGGACAGTTGCTAATTTATCTTTTGTTAGACTTCGTTTTTGTTACTGGCATTAACTGGTCAAAACTCGGTATAGCTGCCGGTGACTGGGCGTCTATCGGGAATATAAAAGGGAATCCGTTTATCACTCTTGCACACAGCTATAATGCACCATTTGTTCTCATCCTTACTCTGATTATAGGTATAATTGGCCCATTCATAGTAGGTTACATTTATCTCGGAGGCGGATCAAGGGTAGTTTTTGCGCAGGGTAGAACAAAGATTATGCCAAACCTTGTAAAATACATTCACAAGAAGTATTCAGTGCCCTATTGGGCCCTTTTAATCACTGCGCTTGTTGGAGCTATCCTGGCGTTCATAGCAGCACCAATACCAAGCATATACGGCTTAATTGAAGACGCTGTTGTGGCGGGTTATCTTGGATTCGCAGTAAATCCGGTAGCGCTTGTTGTATCCAGAAGACAGGGATCGACAAAATACCGCATCCCTGGCGGCTATATTTTTGCTCCACTCGCGTTCATATCGGCTTCTCTTATAGTTTTCTGGAGTGGATGGTTGACCGTATACTATTCAGTATTGATTTTAACAATAGCAGTGATAATATTTGGCCTGATTTTCCCGTTGGTAAGAGGTACGTCAAGAAGAGATTTAAAAAGTGTAAAAAACTCGATATGGTACATTGTTTACATCGGTTTTCTCCTTGCAATGACTTACATAGGGAGTGATGGAGGACTTAACATAATTCCATTCTACACCACAACGGCAGTAGTTGTTGGGGTTTCCGTCGCAGTCTTTTTCCCGCTTGGGATCCTGTCTGGCTTAAAACACAAATTAAATGAGCCGGAATATTCAACTCAGAGGAACTTCGAGGATGAAGAGCCAATAGTACTGCAATGA
- a CDS encoding adenosylcobalamin-dependent ribonucleoside-diphosphate reductase — MLSKQESSIKEIIKRDGTVVEFDQSKISRAIYKAMLSVKTGSMKEAEDIATRVVKDLEKETEKPTVEQIQDKVETTLMSLSKKGNRYNEVARTYILYRERRKAIREEKLRLGVTDDLKLSINAVKTLEARYLLKDEDGKIIETPSQMFARVASHVGVVELLYDYMKFQKTGKLPENGKLFGNFDKYHMEVLKRAFNHLVEENVLTGSFDGFLDFAQTKPTTAPETIEKFYNVMKNLEFVPNSPTLMNAGARLGQLSACFVLPVGDSIEEIFDALKYQAMIHKSGGGTGFSFSRLREKDDLVGSTKGVASGPVSFMRIFDTTTDVIKQGGKRRGANMGILRYDHPDIMDFIMSKDSENTVLSNFNISVGMTDEFFEKLENDDYVDLISPRSHKVVRRVKARVMWDTIVNKAWQTADPGLIFLDEMNRKNPVKHIGEIEATNPCGEQPLMPYEPCNLGSINLNKFVKDGEIDWGRLEYVVRLSTRFLDDVIDANKFPVEKIERMARTTRKIGLGYMGFADLLVMLRIPYNTGDALETGEKVMSFLDEISHDESHRLAEERVVFPGWYGSLHEKNGITMRNSTTTTIAPTGTISIIANCSSSIEPLFALAYVRHVLNGQELMEANPFLEEILKERGLYSDGLMQEIAKTGTLHGIELPGDIKNIFVTAHEIDPEWHVLMQATFQRYCDSGVSKTINLPTTATPEDIAKAYMMAHELHCKGITVYRDRSKSEQVLYSGSESRKEKEEEKVRPDSERQTLELIAKVPEKYLKLDATFDPACPTGRCDK, encoded by the coding sequence ATGTTATCTAAGCAAGAAAGTAGTATAAAGGAAATAATCAAGAGAGATGGAACAGTAGTAGAATTCGATCAATCAAAGATCTCACGGGCAATATACAAAGCGATGCTCTCAGTTAAGACTGGTTCAATGAAAGAGGCTGAGGACATAGCCACAAGGGTTGTGAAGGATCTTGAAAAAGAAACAGAAAAACCTACGGTCGAACAGATTCAGGATAAAGTCGAAACAACATTAATGTCACTATCAAAAAAAGGGAACAGATACAATGAAGTGGCCAGAACGTACATACTCTACAGGGAGAGAAGAAAGGCAATAAGGGAAGAAAAACTAAGACTAGGAGTAACAGACGACCTTAAACTGTCTATAAACGCGGTCAAGACCCTCGAAGCTCGCTATCTATTAAAAGACGAAGATGGAAAAATCATTGAGACACCTAGTCAGATGTTTGCTCGTGTTGCATCTCATGTGGGCGTTGTTGAATTGCTGTACGATTACATGAAATTTCAGAAAACTGGCAAGTTACCTGAAAATGGCAAATTGTTTGGTAATTTCGATAAATATCATATGGAAGTCTTGAAAAGAGCGTTTAATCACCTCGTAGAAGAGAATGTATTAACTGGTTCCTTTGATGGATTCCTGGATTTTGCACAGACAAAACCAACAACGGCACCAGAGACTATCGAAAAGTTCTACAACGTAATGAAAAATCTTGAATTCGTTCCGAATTCACCTACGCTGATGAATGCGGGTGCCAGACTTGGGCAATTATCGGCATGTTTCGTGCTGCCAGTAGGTGACAGTATTGAGGAAATATTTGATGCCCTGAAATACCAGGCGATGATACACAAATCCGGTGGTGGAACTGGTTTTTCTTTCTCCAGATTAAGGGAAAAGGATGATCTCGTCGGTTCAACAAAGGGTGTTGCCTCTGGACCGGTCTCCTTTATGCGTATATTCGATACGACCACTGATGTAATCAAGCAGGGTGGGAAAAGGAGAGGAGCAAATATGGGTATACTCAGATATGATCATCCAGACATAATGGACTTCATTATGAGCAAGGATTCAGAAAATACCGTGCTCAGCAATTTCAATATATCTGTGGGTATGACCGATGAATTTTTCGAAAAGCTGGAGAACGATGATTACGTCGATCTGATCAGTCCTCGGTCACACAAGGTTGTGAGGAGAGTTAAGGCGAGAGTAATGTGGGACACGATAGTAAATAAAGCCTGGCAAACCGCCGATCCGGGACTGATATTTCTGGATGAAATGAACAGGAAGAATCCAGTTAAACATATAGGAGAGATAGAAGCAACAAACCCATGTGGCGAACAGCCCCTTATGCCTTACGAACCATGCAACCTCGGTTCGATAAACTTGAATAAGTTTGTCAAGGATGGGGAAATAGACTGGGGACGGTTGGAATATGTTGTAAGACTCTCTACTAGATTCCTGGACGATGTCATCGATGCCAATAAGTTTCCGGTAGAAAAGATAGAACGAATGGCCAGAACAACAAGAAAGATAGGTCTCGGATACATGGGTTTCGCCGATCTTCTCGTAATGCTCAGGATTCCTTACAACACCGGAGATGCGTTGGAGACCGGGGAGAAAGTGATGAGTTTCTTGGATGAAATATCACATGACGAATCACACAGGCTGGCTGAGGAACGCGTGGTATTTCCAGGGTGGTACGGATCGCTTCATGAAAAGAACGGGATTACTATGAGAAACTCAACAACGACGACTATAGCACCTACAGGTACCATTTCGATCATAGCCAACTGCTCATCTTCCATAGAACCCCTATTTGCTCTCGCTTACGTAAGGCATGTGTTAAATGGACAGGAATTAATGGAGGCAAATCCATTTCTTGAGGAGATCTTGAAGGAGAGAGGGCTCTACTCTGACGGGCTGATGCAGGAAATTGCAAAGACAGGAACGCTCCATGGAATCGAGCTACCAGGTGACATAAAAAACATATTTGTGACCGCACACGAGATTGATCCCGAATGGCATGTCCTCATGCAGGCTACTTTCCAGAGATATTGCGATTCTGGCGTCTCGAAGACCATAAATCTTCCAACGACCGCAACTCCAGAAGATATAGCTAAAGCATATATGATGGCCCATGAACTTCATTGCAAGGGAATAACCGTCTACAGGGACCGAAGCAAGAGTGAACAGGTCCTATACTCTGGCTCAGAAAGCAGAAAGGAAAAAGAAGAGGAAAAGGTAAGGCCAGATTCAGAAAGACAAACTCTTGAGCTTATCGCAAAAGTCCCTGAAAAATACTTGAAACTGGATGCAACTTTCGATCCTGCTTGCCCAACGGGCAGATGCGACAAATAA
- the ftcD gene encoding glutamate formimidoyltransferase → MKIIECVPNFSEGRNDQVVSDIVSVISSVSSIRILDKEMDANHNRSVITFVGEPEMVLSAAYSAIKRASELIDLNKHTGEHPRFGATDVVPFIPLGDVKMEDCIKLSRDLGERVGSELGIPVYLYGEAANLEWRKDLGSIRSKNFQYEQLRSSINEPKWKPDYGPSTVGPAGATIIGARDFLIAYNVNLRTKDLEVGKKIARALRAKDGGLTFVKSLAFYLEDKEMVQISMNLTNFRKTPVYRAFELVRLEASRFGVSIAESEVVGLIPLDAVVDSIKYYLQLNEFSSSQILEKRMWE, encoded by the coding sequence ATGAAAATAATTGAGTGTGTCCCTAACTTCAGTGAGGGTAGAAACGATCAGGTGGTATCTGACATTGTTTCTGTTATATCGTCTGTATCATCAATTCGGATCCTGGACAAGGAAATGGATGCAAACCACAACAGAAGTGTTATAACCTTTGTTGGAGAACCTGAAATGGTTCTTTCGGCAGCTTATTCAGCCATAAAACGCGCATCCGAGTTAATTGATTTGAACAAACACACTGGTGAACACCCACGGTTCGGGGCTACGGACGTTGTTCCGTTTATACCCCTGGGTGACGTCAAGATGGAAGACTGCATTAAGCTCTCAAGGGATCTAGGGGAACGAGTGGGATCGGAACTTGGTATTCCCGTATATCTTTACGGAGAAGCTGCAAATCTGGAGTGGCGAAAGGATCTCGGCAGCATAAGAAGCAAGAATTTTCAATACGAGCAGTTGCGCTCATCTATAAACGAACCTAAATGGAAACCTGATTATGGCCCATCCACGGTTGGTCCAGCCGGTGCGACAATTATAGGTGCAAGAGATTTCCTGATAGCCTATAACGTAAATCTACGAACAAAAGATCTCGAAGTAGGGAAAAAAATTGCTCGTGCACTCAGAGCAAAGGATGGTGGTCTCACTTTCGTAAAATCATTGGCATTCTATCTGGAGGACAAAGAGATGGTTCAGATATCCATGAACCTGACAAATTTCAGGAAAACACCAGTATACCGTGCTTTTGAGCTTGTCAGGCTTGAAGCGTCACGGTTTGGGGTAAGTATTGCCGAATCTGAAGTTGTAGGTCTCATCCCGCTTGACGCAGTTGTCGATTCTATAAAATACTATTTACAGCTGAATGAATTCAGTTCCAGTCAGATACTTGAGAAAAGGATGTGGGAATGA
- the ilvA gene encoding threonine ammonia-lyase: MSTNLPDIGEIKKAETYLEGKINRTPLQRSATFSTLYDTDLYFKMENWQKTGSFKSRGALYRISKLSEDERKRGVITASSGNHAQGVAFAAKYSGIKAKIVMPETTIPAKINAVLNYGAEVVLKGQDYSDARSIASEIQKNEGRTFIEAFNDPYVIAGQGTIGLEIYRDLKDVDTVIVPVGGGGLISGISIALKSLNKNIRVIGVESELSDSMKESLEAGKIVAHTSGNSIADGISVKYPGELTLEAAKQNVDDIVTVSDETIAMAIYKLLERSKILVEPSGAAAFAAIMENKVDVKGRKTVVLLSGGNINFLLLSKIIYKCMEIESKLVRIEFKIPDRPGSLLKISSAISSVLGNIYHAEVDNLARNTPIGFQTVTFSVNLRDENHLKILIEKIKTLGFDFEIVT; the protein is encoded by the coding sequence TTGTCTACAAATCTACCGGACATCGGCGAAATTAAGAAAGCAGAAACGTACCTAGAGGGGAAGATCAACAGGACTCCCCTGCAGAGATCGGCAACATTCAGTACGCTTTACGATACCGATCTGTACTTTAAAATGGAGAACTGGCAGAAAACAGGTTCGTTCAAGAGCAGGGGCGCATTATACCGTATTTCAAAACTTAGCGAAGATGAGAGAAAACGCGGTGTTATCACAGCGAGTTCTGGTAATCATGCTCAGGGCGTTGCATTTGCGGCAAAATATTCCGGCATAAAGGCAAAGATCGTTATGCCAGAGACAACGATCCCAGCCAAGATAAATGCAGTATTGAACTATGGGGCGGAGGTGGTTCTCAAGGGGCAGGACTATTCAGATGCACGATCCATCGCCTCGGAAATACAGAAAAATGAGGGGCGTACTTTCATCGAGGCGTTCAACGATCCCTATGTGATTGCTGGCCAGGGCACTATAGGCCTGGAGATTTACAGGGATCTCAAAGATGTCGATACGGTGATAGTCCCAGTTGGTGGTGGCGGTCTTATCTCAGGAATATCCATAGCACTTAAATCACTTAATAAAAACATCAGGGTCATCGGCGTAGAATCCGAACTTTCTGACTCAATGAAGGAATCACTGGAAGCAGGCAAGATTGTAGCACACACATCGGGAAACAGCATTGCGGATGGTATCTCGGTAAAGTATCCGGGTGAACTCACTCTTGAAGCAGCAAAACAGAACGTGGATGATATAGTTACTGTCAGCGACGAGACAATTGCAATGGCGATATACAAGCTGCTGGAGAGGAGCAAGATACTCGTAGAACCTTCTGGTGCAGCGGCATTTGCTGCGATCATGGAGAACAAGGTAGATGTTAAAGGGAGAAAAACTGTTGTTTTACTGTCTGGTGGCAACATAAATTTTCTGCTCTTGTCAAAGATAATATACAAGTGCATGGAGATTGAATCTAAGCTTGTAAGGATTGAATTCAAGATTCCTGACCGCCCCGGATCGCTGCTGAAAATCTCTTCCGCAATTTCATCCGTCCTCGGGAATATTTACCATGCCGAAGTTGATAATCTTGCGAGGAACACACCGATAGGTTTCCAAACGGTCACGTTTTCTGTCAACCTAAGAGACGAGAATCATCTTAAAATCCTCATTGAAAAGATCAAAACACTTGGTTTCGACTTCGAGATCGTTACCTGA
- a CDS encoding acylphosphatase, with amino-acid sequence MNMVIAKKVIFHGRVQGVNFRANASELATSLGLNGWIRNLADGTVEAHFEGKEERIMEMIERSKTELFPAIVDSVDIEDVPTENHCDFSVIR; translated from the coding sequence ATGAACATGGTGATCGCAAAGAAGGTGATATTCCATGGAAGAGTGCAGGGTGTCAATTTCAGGGCAAATGCTTCTGAACTCGCAACTTCGCTTGGATTGAATGGGTGGATCAGAAACCTTGCTGATGGAACAGTGGAGGCACATTTCGAAGGAAAAGAAGAGCGCATTATGGAGATGATCGAAAGATCTAAAACAGAACTCTTTCCCGCCATAGTTGATAGTGTAGACATTGAAGATGTACCCACGGAAAACCACTGTGATTTCAGCGTTATCAGGTAA
- a CDS encoding GTP-binding protein produces MPTIQDRIKSIEEELQKTEYNKATEKHIGLLKAKLSKLTLEMESQKGGSTSGFAIPKSGDATVALVGFPNVGKSSLLNALTSQESEVGNFAFTTLKVVPGILNYKGAQIQILDLPGIVENASRGAGRGREVLSIVRGADLVIIVTDVDTKGIEKIIRELHNSGIVLNEKKKSIEVKKTHIGGMRLHKPKWIDIDEEQVRLILKEFKIVSADIYIRESVRVEDLIDYLKGNVVYVPAIFIVNKVDLPHTSDNMEQLPGTYIQVSAKTGRNIPELKDLIFDSLDLIRVYMRKKSGEVDMERPMVLRKGSKVRDVARKISRNMISTYRYAIISGPNRKQGELRVGLDYDLLDEDVITIISRN; encoded by the coding sequence ATGCCTACAATCCAAGATCGAATAAAGAGTATAGAAGAGGAACTACAGAAGACCGAATATAACAAAGCTACTGAGAAGCACATAGGCCTTCTGAAAGCAAAACTTTCGAAGCTCACGCTGGAAATGGAAAGCCAGAAAGGCGGGTCCACTTCTGGATTTGCCATTCCTAAGAGCGGTGATGCTACAGTTGCGCTAGTTGGATTCCCTAACGTCGGCAAGAGCAGTCTCCTGAACGCTCTGACGTCGCAGGAAAGTGAGGTCGGAAATTTCGCATTCACAACACTTAAGGTTGTTCCAGGAATTCTTAATTACAAAGGAGCTCAGATACAGATACTTGATCTACCAGGCATAGTGGAGAACGCGAGCAGGGGTGCAGGCAGGGGGAGGGAAGTCCTGAGCATCGTTCGTGGAGCTGATCTTGTAATCATTGTTACGGATGTTGACACGAAGGGCATTGAAAAGATTATCAGGGAACTTCACAACAGCGGGATTGTCCTGAATGAGAAGAAAAAGAGTATTGAGGTTAAAAAGACACACATCGGCGGAATGCGGTTGCACAAACCGAAATGGATCGACATCGACGAGGAACAGGTAAGGCTAATATTGAAAGAGTTCAAGATAGTTAGTGCGGACATATACATCAGGGAATCGGTAAGAGTGGAAGATCTGATCGACTATCTTAAAGGGAATGTCGTTTATGTGCCGGCGATATTCATAGTTAACAAAGTTGATCTGCCGCACACAAGCGACAACATGGAACAGCTCCCTGGTACGTACATTCAGGTTTCCGCTAAAACAGGGCGAAATATTCCGGAGTTAAAGGACTTAATTTTCGATTCGCTGGATTTGATAAGAGTCTATATGAGAAAGAAATCAGGCGAGGTCGACATGGAAAGACCGATGGTGCTGAGGAAAGGATCAAAAGTAAGGGATGTGGCAAGAAAGATCAGCAGAAATATGATATCGACATACAGGTACGCGATAATTTCCGGACCTAATAGAAAACAGGGAGAGTTGAGGGTTGGTCTTGATTATGATTTGCTTGATGAGGACGTCATAACAATAATAAGCAGGAATTGA